The DNA window CACAAACTCGAAGACGAGCATTTGGGATCTCTTTACGCACGTAATTCCATGCACTTAAAATATTATGGAATCCCTTTGTTCGGCGTGGTATTGATACAAATAGGACTGTGGGCTCTAAAAATTTCGAGCAATCAGCATTATCAATCAAATCCAGATCTACGCCGGAATATGAATACTCTATATGTTCAAAGCCCCGATAAATTCGATATAAATCACGGTGATACCGGCTAACGCAAACAATTCGAGCTAGTGATCCATTCCTTATCCGCTCAAGCCATTTGAAAGGGAATGGCACCCCTGCCCAATAAAGGCGGATCATATTCGGAAGGTATTCGACCTTTTGCCAGTTTTCATCTGATGGGGCATCGTTAATTACCAATATAGTCAGCTCTGTACTATTATGGAGTGTTCTGGATTCAAGGTTGCCGATTCCTGTTAATGCTGTAACACCATTCAAATTACCGGATATAACATTACCAATTAATTGAACGACATGACCACGCTTGGCAAGCCAAAACAAAATACGAAGTCGAGAGACAGATCCGCCATAACCATGCTGTCCAGTCCAAATTTCTTCCAGATTTATTGGTCCATGAATTTCATGATGCCAGAAAGTAATATTCATTTATTTAACCTCTCGATAATTTTCTATTTGTCTTATTATTGTAACACGGCATACCTCAATGTTTTTTAATGAGCCTTTTCCCAAAATTTATAAACATGCAAAGGATCGCCGTTCAGACCATAAATACGGATATTTCCAGTTTCCTTTGCATCAA is part of the Bacteroidales bacterium genome and encodes:
- a CDS encoding glycosyltransferase, which translates into the protein MNITFWHHEIHGPINLEEIWTGQHGYGGSVSRLRILFWLAKRGHVVQLIGNVISGNLNGVTALTGIGNLESRTLHNSTELTILVINDAPSDENWQKVEYLPNMIRLYWAGVPFPFKWLERIRNGSLARIVCVSRYHRDLYRIYRGFEHIEYSYSGVDLDLIDNADCSKFLEPTVLFVSIPRRTKGFHNILSAWNYVRKEIPNARLRVCGAASMHDPNTLLGKTGILDAELEKGYPIFFSNPPQTCQTNGIDLMGSRNLASVYSDIKGASVAVVNTNWNDSLETYCRSAVEVQASGVPVVGAKRGSLPEVVKDGVTGILVDKPDPNKLGEAIVKLLIDRDLRQKIGRAAKDWARSQSDYAILAQDWEDIVQRAKSGTPAPIEHLQVSDYLRNLGYGQMRLWLKRRIRHFLGIL